GAGATTAGAAGAAAGGGCTACTGTAGAAATCGAAGTGGACGGTGAGATCATCCCGGCTGTTCCTGGTGAGCCGATTGCCGCCGCCTTATTAGCAGCAGGGAAGACTATCTTCCGGTACACTCGAAAACTCCATGAGCCGCGGGGAGTCTTTTGCGCCATTGGGCGGTGCACGGACTGCATGATGATCGTGGACGGTGTGCCCAATGTCAGAACTTGCGTCACTCCTGTCAGAGCGGGGATGAAGATCCAGACGCAACATGGGCTGGGCGAGTCTCAGGAGTGCGCGTGATGAAAAAGACGGAACTGGCAATTGTGGGGGCTGGCCCCGCAGGTCTTTCTGCCGCAATTGAGGCGGCCAGTGCTGGGGTACGGGTTACTTTGATCGATGAGAATCAAAAACCCGGCGGGCAACTGTTCAAACAGATTCACAAATTCTTCGGCTCAAAGGAGCACTACGCCGCTGTCAGAGGGTTTGACATTGGCACCAAACTGCTGGCTGAGGTTGAGAAGAGCGGCGTGGAAGTAATGTTGGATTCCACCGTCTGGGGAATTTTCGGAACGAATGTCTTAGGCATCATCCGCAACCAAAAGAATATCTATTTGAGGGCCGATAAAATCCTTTTAGCCACCGGAGCAATGGAAAATGCCCTGGCCTTTCCGGGTTGGACTCTGCCCGGGGTGATGGGCGCAGGCGCCATTCAGACTTTGATCAACATCAGTCGTGTTCTCCCTGGCAAAAGGGTTATCATGATCGGTTCAGGCAATGTGGGTTTGATCGTGAGTTACCAACTATTGCAGGCAGGGGCTCAAGTGGTCGCTGTGGTGGAGGCTGCTCCCAAGATCGGCGGGTACGGAGTACATGCCAGCAAACTGCGCAGGAATGGGGTTCCTATCCTTACCTCCACCACCATAAAAGAAGCGAAGGGAGAAGGAAGAGTCGAGAAAGCAGTTTTGATTCAACTGGATCCGAACTGGAATGAAATCCCAGGGACGGAGAGAGAATACGATGTGGATGTCATCTGTCTTGCCGTAGGCCTTTCACCCCTCTCCGAATTGGCCTGGATGGCTGGATGCCAGTTTGAATATATCCCTGAACTGGGGGGACATGTCCCCATTCATGATTTGAATATGCAGACTACCGTGCCGGGGATCTATGTCGCCGGGGATCTATCTGGCATAGAAGAGGCTAGTACTGCGATGGAGGAGGGGAAACTCGCTGGAATTGCCATAGCGGAGTCGCTTGGCTATATCTCGTCGGAGGAAGCGAAGATCAGAAAAGAAGCGGTCTCGAAGAGATTGGATGTTTTCCGCACCGGGCCATTTGGGGAGGCGGTCAGGAGGGCCAAGGAGAAATTGCAACGACGAGGCGAGTCCAAATGACATTGGAAAAAGATGGCGTTCTCTCTCCAGAGGAATTGGCTCATTTGCCAGGCGTTCCTCCGGCAGAAAGGTTCCATGAGGGTCCTGTCGTAGTGATCGAGTGTGCGCAGGAAATTCCTTGTAACCCGTGTGAGGGGGCCTGCCCAGCCAGTGCAATACAAGTGGGCGAACCGATCACGAATCTGCCTGTCCTTGCGGCTGACAAATGCACCGGATGCGGACTTTGTATCCCCGTATGCCCGGGGTTGGCTATTTTCGTGTTGGATATGACATATTCCGATCAAGAAGCCACAGTGCAATTGCCCTACGAATTCTTGCCTTTACCTGAAAAGGGAGAAATTGTAACTGCCCTGGATCGGGAAGGAAGGGCGGTTTGCTCTGCTCGGGTGGTCAATGTGCGCAACCCCAAGAAATTTGACCACACCGCAGTGATCACTATTGCTGTCCCGAAAGATCAAGCCATGAACGTGAGAAATATCGCCGTGGATCGGAGATAATAAAGAGATGGCGGAAGAGGACCTTATCATCTGCAGGTGTGAGGAGGTATCTCTCAACGAGATCTTGGCGGCCATTCAAGAGGGGGCCAGGACTATCAACGAGGTAAAGCGAAGGACGCGCG
This portion of the Chloroflexota bacterium genome encodes:
- a CDS encoding (2Fe-2S)-binding protein: MRIKEHPILGRLEERATVEIEVDGEIIPAVPGEPIAAALLAAGKTIFRYTRKLHEPRGVFCAIGRCTDCMMIVDGVPNVRTCVTPVRAGMKIQTQHGLGESQECA
- a CDS encoding FAD-dependent oxidoreductase, with amino-acid sequence MKKTELAIVGAGPAGLSAAIEAASAGVRVTLIDENQKPGGQLFKQIHKFFGSKEHYAAVRGFDIGTKLLAEVEKSGVEVMLDSTVWGIFGTNVLGIIRNQKNIYLRADKILLATGAMENALAFPGWTLPGVMGAGAIQTLINISRVLPGKRVIMIGSGNVGLIVSYQLLQAGAQVVAVVEAAPKIGGYGVHASKLRRNGVPILTSTTIKEAKGEGRVEKAVLIQLDPNWNEIPGTEREYDVDVICLAVGLSPLSELAWMAGCQFEYIPELGGHVPIHDLNMQTTVPGIYVAGDLSGIEEASTAMEEGKLAGIAIAESLGYISSEEAKIRKEAVSKRLDVFRTGPFGEAVRRAKEKLQRRGESK
- a CDS encoding 4Fe-4S binding protein, which translates into the protein MTLEKDGVLSPEELAHLPGVPPAERFHEGPVVVIECAQEIPCNPCEGACPASAIQVGEPITNLPVLAADKCTGCGLCIPVCPGLAIFVLDMTYSDQEATVQLPYEFLPLPEKGEIVTALDREGRAVCSARVVNVRNPKKFDHTAVITIAVPKDQAMNVRNIAVDRR